The window AAATTAATCCCCCGCACTCAGCGTAGATGGGTAGCCCGTCATTCGCCGCCTTCCTGACTGACTGACGGAAACTTTTGTTGGCGGCTAGCAAGCGGGCACTGGTCTCAGGAAAACCTCCACCTATATAGAGACCATCCAGCTCGGGCAGCGCTTCATCTTCCAGGGCATTAATAGGTACCAGCTCTGCGCCACCCTGCTCCAGAGCCTCGAGATTTTCTGAATAATAAAACTGAAATGCCGCATCCTGCAGAATACCAATACGCACATCTCTGGCGACCGGCCCGGCAGCAACTTCAACCGGCAGGTATTTCTGTGCGAGATCAGCGTCCAAAGGTTTCATGATCTCTTCAACCCGTGCCAGGTCAATATTTTCTGAGACCGTTTCAATGAGAAAAGAGAGCGCGTCGGTTGAATCTGTGTACTCCTGATGGGGTATCATGCCAAGATGACGCATCGGAAAAATATCACGCTTCATACGGGGAATCACCCCTAGAACCGGTACTCCGGTATAGCGCTCAACCGCCTCCGTCACCAGACGTTTCTGGCGCTCGGTGGCAATATGGTTCAGCACCACACCCTGAATGTTTATGCGTTTGTCCAGCTCCATACAGCCCAGTACCATTGCTGCTACCGTCCTGGTGGTTTTGGTGCAGTTCACCACCAGAATAACGGGCAGATCAAGTGAAATGGCAAGCTCTGCCGTGGAAAACCCGCCCTCGGCATTGACGCCGTCATAGAGCCCCCGGTTGCCCTCGAGCAGGGCGATATCTGCTCCTGCTGCATGGGTGTAAAACGATTGTTTCAACTTCTGCTCATCGACCAGATACGGATCGAGGTTGTAACATTTACCGCCTGAGGCCAACTGCAGCCAACCAGCGTCGATATAATCCGGCCCTTTTTTAAATGGCACAACCTGTTGGCCCCGGGCGGCAAAGGCTGCGGTGAGACCAACCGATACCACACTCTTGCCCGAACCTCCGGCAAGCCCTGCAACCACTATCCCTATAGTCTGCATAATTTCCGTTTTACTCTTTTCTTTTTTTGAAGCCTGTTAAAGTTTAAACCGTAAAATTCTATGATATGCTCAGCAAAGCCTGATGGAGAATTGTTTTTCTGCCACAAGTCAGGTACGCGAGCAATATTTTTTATCTCGATAGCGCCGGGTTAGCCCCAAAGCCTTTCTGCTCTGCTCCGGCCCTCAGTGAACCTTCTTACCGTGTAGAGCCCACATCTCTTCATAGAGTGCATTGAGCCTCTGCTCCAGCTCCAGCCGGTAGGTCTCCACCGCGTCTCCTTTCACCCCCGGCGGTACCCCAAACGGCTCACCGTAAACAAGATCTACTGTCGAAAATGGTTTGGGAAAGGCGGTCCGATCCCAGGAGCGAATGGTACCATAACGGGAAGCTGCCCAGGCCATGGGTACAATAGGGGTTCCACTCATCGAAGCGATCAGGATCGCTCCGGGCTGAGCCACCCGCTCCGGGCCTTGTGAGCCATCCGTGACCAGCGCGGTATTCTCCCCGTTCCTCGCCGCTTTGACCAGATCTTTTAAAGCCTGCACACCCTTCTTATTGCGAGAGCCACGCACGGTTTTAAAACCGAAATGTTCCAGCATCCTGGAAATATATTCACCATCGGCACTGGAACTCACCATAATCACAGCATTATCTTTGCGGCAATGATAAAACATCCCCAGCAGGGAGTAGTGCCAGAAAGAGCCGATAACCGCTTTGCCGCTGCCTATCGTATTGTTGCGATTTTCAGCTCCATGAACCCGTATTTTACAGGTGGCATAGACAAGCCGCACTGCCACGCCGATAAGCACAGGTAGCACATATATCGCCAGTTTTTTCAAATACTTTTTCATCCCAACTCAATTTCCAGTTTGCGCAGAGTTTTTATTTTGTCGCGCAGTGCCGCAGCCTCTTCAAAGGCCAGCTCCTTGGCGGCTTGTTGCATCTCTTTTTCAAGCTTTTTGATTTCTCTCTCAAGCTCACCCACCGAGCTGAAATTCGGCAACTCTTCGGCAGCCTCCAGCAGGGCCTGCTGGCGCTCGTCCATCTTGTATCCGGAATTATGCAGATGCTGTTGCATGGTATCCTTGACCTTTGAAAAAATGGTCTGGGGTACCACACCATGTTCTATATTATGCTCATGCTGCAGGGCTCGGCGACGCTCCGTCTCAGCAATGGTATACTCCATGGAACCGGTAATTTCATCTGCATACATTATTACCCTGCCGTTTACGTTTCGCGCAGCGCGGCCGCAGGTCTGGATAAGTGACCGTTCCGATCGCAGGAAGCCTTCCTTATCCGCATCGAGTATAGCCACCAGCGATACTTCCGGAATGTCGAGTCCCTCGCGCAGCAGGTTGATACCAACCAGAACGTTGAACTCATCATTTCGCAGATCCCGGATCAGTTCGATCCTCTCCAGGGTCTTGATGTCAGAGTGCAGATAACGAACCCGGATACCCAACTTGTGATAATAGTCGGTGAGGTCTTCCGCCATACGCTTGGTCAGGGTAGTGACCAGCACCGCCTCATCACGCTCTGAACGGACACGGATCTCCTCCAGCAGGTCATCCACCTGGCTGGTCGCCGGGCGCACCTCAATCACAGGATCAAGCAAACCGGTGGGCCTGATCACCTGCTCGACAATGCGCCCCTCGGATTTATCGACTTCCCAGTCACCTGGGGTGGCCGAAACATAGATCGCCTGGTGGATTCGTCCTTTGAACTCATCGAAGCGAAGGGGTCTGTTGTCCAGGGCTGAAGGCAGGCGAAAACCGAAGTTGACCAGAGTTGTCTTACGGGACCGGTCACCATTGTACATACCATTCAACTGGCCGATTCCGATGTGACTCTCATCTATGAATATCAGGAAATCCTCGGGAAAATAATCGAGCAGGGTCGGCGGTGGAGCGCCTTCCGGTTTCCCGGTTAGATGGCGACTGTAGTTCTCGATACCGTTGCAATAGCCCAACTCATGGATCATCTCCAGGTCAAACATGGTCCGCTGTTCCAGCCGTTGCGCTTCCACCAGCCTGTTTTCACTATGGAACTGTTCCAGCCGCCAATTCAGTTCTTCCTTGATTGTCCGGTTGGCGATTTGCAGCCTGTCTTTGGAAGTAACATAATGGCTCCCTGGAAAAACCGTATATTCATCGAGTTTCTCGATAACCACGCCGCGAAGAGGATCGATAACATAAATCTCCTCCAGGGTGTCTCCAAAAAATTCCAGACGAATGGCCCGATCTTCCTCATGCACGGGGAAGATGTCGATAACATCGCCGCGAACCCTGAAAGTACCCCGATGAAAAGAGATATCGTTTCGCTCAAAGAGCATATACACCAGCCTGCGCTGCACATCCTCCATGGGATGTTCTTTATCGCGCTGCAGAAACAGGTGCATATTTTTATATTCTTCAGGGGAACCAAGACCATAGATGCATGAGACAGAGGCCACAATCAGTACATCCCGCCGGGTCAGAAGTGATCGGGTGGCGGAGTGGCGCAGTTTATCAATGGCATCGTTGATTGAGGAATCCTTTTCAATATAGGTATCCGACTGGGGGATATAGGCCTCTGGCTGGTAGTAGTCGTAATAGGAGACAAAATACTCCACCGCATTTTCCGGAAACAGCTCCTTGAACTCGGTAAAAAGCTGTGCCGCCAGGGTCTTATTGGGAGCAATGACCAGAGTGGGTCGCTGAACCTTTTCAACCACACTTGCCATGGTGAAGGTCTTACCTGAGCCGGTTACACCAAGCAGTACCTGATGCTTTGCTCCATTCTGAATTCCATTGGTCAGCAACTCTATCGCTTCAGGCTGATCTCCGGAGGGTGTGAACTTGGTAACAAGTTTAAAAGGCTTTTCCATAACTATATATTACGCAGTCCTCTCAAATGACGCTGCGCTTGCAATCAGAGAGTTTGAGGTGCAATTGCTTAAGACGGATAATTTACCAGATGAGGAGAAGATTTACTACGGACCAATGTGAAGACCGGATTCCTGGAGTATATACCTGTGAATCCGGTTCGCACAGGTACCAGAATTTCATTTTCCCTAGAGACAATCCGTATATCTCCCAAAGCGCTACGTCAAGAAGACCGGCTGAAACAGCCTTATGTTTCCTGCAGGATGATTTCAGAATAGAATTCCCCCGCCAGCTCTTTTGCTTCTGCGTTGTGGCACGGCGGAGCTTTCTTATCGATCTGATGAAAGAAGACCGGGTACGACTTGAGAAGTTCAGCCAGCGCCTGCCATTCCTGACGGTTGCTGACCTCCTGCCCTTCTCGGGTATGCCAGTCACGACGCTGCCATTGCCGCAGCCAGTTACCGGCACCATCTTTTAAATAGCCGGAAGTCGTGTAGACATGGACCGGCAGTTTGCGTTTAAGCAGTTTCAGCGCTTCTATGGCAGAGACAATGTGCAGGCCATTGCCGGTTCCCACCTGCCTGGTGCCGCCTATCACCCGATGGTGATCGCGAAAGCGCATGATTCCCGCCCAGGCGCCCGAGGAACTTTTCTGCCTCCAGGTAATCGCCAGAAAAATATGCACGCTGTTCTGGTCACCCAGCGGCAACACCGGTACTGGTCGCGCACTTCGGGCAAGCTCGTCCACCTCATTATTCAAAGGGTCATCCGCATGGCCCTTAACCCAGTTCCAATCGACCTGATGCCGATTTACCTCAACCAGTAGAGCCCGCCACAGATCCCGGTTTCGCACTGCATCTCCGGTAATGGTCGACCAGTCGCGCTGCTGCCAGTTGGGGAGCCATTCGGTAATACCATCTTTCAGGTAACGGGAATCGGTGAACAGACACACCCGGTGACTGGCAGAAAGTGACTGCAGGGCTTTCAGGGCTGCGGTCAACTCCATACGGTTATTGGTCGTTGCCTCCTCAGTCCCCGTTAGAGTCTCACGCTGTTCCTCATTATCCAGCACTATCGCTGCCCAGCTGCCAGGCCCGGGATTGGGGCTGCATGACCCATCCGTATAAATCCGCACCTCCGGCAAACCGTCTTCTGCCTTCATCTCCTCACTCACCCTTCACTCCTTTCTCCTCCCACCTCACGCCTCTTACCCAGCGGTTCCAGTTGCTGTTCCTTTTGCTTTTACGCCCTACCCGCAGTTGCCGTTGCTGTAGCAGTTGCAGTTGCAGTTTCAGTCACGTCCAACGTCCCCCATCCAACGTCCTACACGCAGTTGCAGTTGCAGTTCCGCAGTTGCAGTTAAGCTGTTGCAGTCACGTCCAACATCCAACATCCAACATCCAACCTGCAGTTACAGTTGCAGTTCCGCAGTTGCAGTTAAGCAGTTGCAGTTACTTCCAACGTCCAACATCCAACGTCCTACCTGCAGTTGCTGTTCCGCAATTAAAACCCATTCAACGACCAATCATACTTCAAAAATCGCACCTGCAAATCACTTCCAGCGCCATTTATCGTCCCAAGCATCTCAGGCGCGGCATACTTTTTCACAAATCCACCGATATCATTACCAAAGTCTACCCCAAACCACTTGAATATTTTTGACACATAGAGGGTGTTGCCGGCAACATAATTTGCTTTGGGGTCATTGAGAAACGATACCGTATTTCTTTGCAACTGTTTTTCCACCTCAGCTCCGGTATACGCCTCAGAGATGAGTGGTGGACAGCTTTTGGCCGCGCAGTTTATGGCGAAATGGATTCTTGGCTCGTTAAAGCGTGGCCGCAGTATTTCATGCTCAACATCATCGAGGCTCATTTTCAGTCCTCCGATATGAACAAAAGAAATTGACCAGGGTGAAGAGAAAAGACCGCCGATATCTTTTATCGAGTCAACAGGTCTTCCAGAGATAAAATTACGCAGGATGAGTTTTACAGTATAGGCATTGTAGGCATTTATATAGTACGCCAACTGATCGTTACGACTCAACACACCGGGATTCGTTGCATCAAGTCGGGACAGATATACATCAAGTTTCTTCTCATCCTCCTTAAATGCCGTATAGTTCACCTCCCCCTGGTGGACATGCTTTTTGAGCAACTGATCCCAATCAGTATGTAGATCCACTGCTTGAACACTGAGAGGTACAAGAAGTAACAGCAACAGGCAAATCGCTTTTGGCATGGCTCCCTCCATTCTTTGCATAGCATGCGCTATGTTGCTCAACCGCTCACAAATATGTGGTCTGTATCAGACCGGTTACTCTTCTTTCTTCGGCTGGCTGGCCCCAATTACCCGGGGCCGGACAAACTGCATGATTTTTTTAACGGTTAGTGGAAACAACCCCAAAATGACGAACGAAGCGATGAGACTGGGGGAAAGAATCCCCGATAACGAGTCAATTTTAGCTAACTCCTTGCCTGCATTGACATAGACAATGGTGCCGGGCAGCATCCCAAGCTGGGAGACCCAGAAAAACGTGATCAACCGCATAGTCGTCAAGCCCATGACGAGGTTGATGACAAAGAACGGGAACACCGGAATCAGACGCATGGTGAAGAGATAAAAGCCACCCTCACGGTCAATGCCTTCGTTGATCGTCTGCAATTTCCCGCCAAACCTCTGCTGCACCCAGTCCCGCAGCAGAGTGCGCGCCACCAGGCAGGCCAGGGCGGCTCCGATGGTAGAGGCAAAAGACACCACAACAGTTCCCAGCACCAGGCCGAAAAAGCCGCCACCGGCAAGCGTCATAACCGCCGCTCCCGGAAGCGACAGAGCAGTAACCAGTATATAGATGGCCATATAGGCTGCGATCACCGCCAACTGGTGCTGTTCATAGAGAAGCTGAAATTTTTCCTGGGAGCTCTTGAGATATTCCAGGCTGAGGTATTGCCCAAGGTCGTAATAAAAGAAGACAGTTACCACACAAATAACTATTGCCCCCAGAATGCTCTTTTTCACTAAATTTTTCTTCATAGGGTGACCCGCATCCTCATCTGCAGTCATACAAATCAACTGCGGTCTTGTTCAGAGTTTCATCCAGACTCGCTCACATTCTCCTCGCACCACAGGCCCAGCCCGCATTTTTTTCAGCTCAGGCAGCCTTCGCTTCAGTTATCACCGGAAGTAAATGATAGTAGCCTATTGTAACAGCAAAAAAATGAAGACGATACGCGGACTGTGCCCCTCCCGCCTCTTACTTCGTGAAGTTTTGTTTTAGAGCCGATCATTCATCTATATCTTCCCAATAAATGCAGTCTTTGGGACAATTCTTGATAGCCTCCCAGACGATTTCGGCAGGATATGTTTCCACATCAACAACTTCCATTCTGCCGGTTATTTCATTATAACGAAAAATCTCCGGGGCAACCTCTATGCAGCCACGACAGTCACTGCAGCGCCCGGTATCAATGACCAATATGCGTTTCATTCCTTACCTGTTTCATGCCATACATAATTTTTTAATTCTCAGCCAACCTATGGGCTTGCCCGATTTTTCAATACAATCAAAGCTCACAATCCCCTTGACACTTCCAATAATTATTACTACTTAATCATCTATGTCAACTCTGGCTCCCTCGCACCATCTCTTCTTGTAATCGCCTCATATCTCAAATAAGATCTAAGGATAATGCAGAGATATGACCGAGCCGCAATTGCATGGCAGCTCTTGCCTGTTTCATATTGCAACCGTCGTAGAAGGTGGAGGTTGGCTTTAACTCTTATATCGTATTTCTGCAAATGGAGTGATAATGAACCCGACAGAATTAGCCAAAGGTATTTACTGGGTAGGTGCGGTAGACTGGGATGTCCGCGATTTCCACGGTTACTCCACCAACCGTGGCACAACCTACAACGCGTTTCTCATCGTCGACGAAAAAGTAACCCTGTTCGATACTGTAAAGCGCACTCATCTTGGTGAGTTGCTGCGTCATGTCAGCGCGATTATCGACCCTGCTAAAATCGACTACCTCGTCGTCAATCATGTGGAGATGGATCATTCCGGTTCCCTGCCTGAATTGATGGATATCATCAAACCGGAAAAACTGTTTTGCTCGCCAATGGGCCATAAGGCCCTGCTCGATCACTTCCACAGGGAAGACTGGCCATACGAGGTGGTAAAGTCCGGCACCGAGATCAGCCTTGGCAAGCGCACCATTCAATTCCTTGAAACCAGGATGCTGCACTGGCCTGACTCCATGTTCTCCTTCATCAAGGAAGACGGCATCCTCTTTTCAAGCGATGCATTTGGTCAGCACTATGCGACCAGCGAACGTTTTGATGACCAGGTACCACTCTCAGAGGTGATGGAGGAGAGTGCGAAATATTACGCCAATATCCTCTATCTGTTCTCCCCGCTAGTTAAAAAACTGCTCGCCTCAGTGGCAGAGATGAACCTCGACATCAAGATGATCGCTCCGGATCATGGTATTATCTGGCGCACCAATCAGGAGAAGATTCTGGCAGCCTACCAGAGATGGTGTAGCGGCCAGGCAAATGAGAAAGCACTGGTTATTTACGACACCATGTGGCAGTCCACTGCGCAGATGGCGCAATCAATAGCAGGAGGGCTTGAAGAGGCCGGGGTTTCTACTGAAATGCTCAACCTGCGTTATAACCACCATAGTGACATCATGACAAAAGTGCTTGAGGCAAAAGCACTGGTGGTGGGTTGCCCAACCCTCAACAACGGGCTTCTGCCGCGAATGGCTGGCTTTCTCACCTACATGAAAGGCCTTAAACCGGTTGGTAAGATCGGTGCCGCTTTTGGCTCCTTTGGCTGGAGTGGTGAATCGGTCAAGCTCCTTAATCAGGCGCTGGAGGAAGCAAAAATAGAACTGGTTGAAGAAGGATTCAGGCATAAATACGTGCCTGGACCGGAAGTTCTCGACGAATGCCTGGAGATGGGCCGCAGAATTGGCGCGACCATCAAGGAGAAGAACGCCGAATAGCTCTTTTGATTCGCGTTAGACAAACCACAACGAGGTGAGCATGGAACGGATTGCGCAACATAAAATTCTGGTTGCGGGCAACTCTTTCGAGCAATGCTGCGACAGAGTCCGGAAATTCTTCGATCTCACCTCGCTGGTAATATACGATTGCATCCAGGTCATTGATGAGCTCTGCCACCACGGCCCGGATGCAGACTTTTTCCCGGAACTCAAAAAAGCTGAGCAGAAGAATCAGCTCACCATCAATTCATTGATCGATGAGCTGGAATCGGCTGGTATCAACAGAATTGGTGATCTCAGAAGCAAAGACCCGGGATACAGCAGTAAAGTCTTTCATATCCTGGCCCACTTGCTCGATGGCTTCATTGGCATTGACTCGTACTTTTACAGCATCGAATCAGACAGTCACAGGCTGTCAGATCAGGCACGCAGCCAACTCCAGTCAGCACCGGACAAATATTGGCTGATTCATCTCGACTGTTACTCAGAATTACCCGAGGAAGCCGGTGTTCTGCATATGTAATACTTTCAGAGAAACCATCCTCTGATTAAGGAATCATTTTAATAACGAGGAAATTGTGATGAACTGGTTTTCACTTTTCGCCAAAAACGAGAACATCAGCCCGGATGAAGCCAGAAAATACCTGGACTCCAGCCCACCCGGTTCCCTACAACTGGTGGATGTTCGCCAGCCAGGTGAGTACCAACAGTCGCATATCCCCGGTGCCAAACTCATCCCCCTGGGTGAGCTGCCTGATCGCCTGGATGAACTTGACCCGAATAAAGAGACAATCGTCTACTGCCGGAGTGGAGTACGCAGCCGGGCAGGCAGCCAGATCCTCAGCAAAGCGAATTTCTCTCAGGTCTTGAATATGACAGGTGGCATCATCGGTTGGCAGGGTTACCAGGCCAGCGGCGAAGAAGAGCTCGGTCTCGAATTTTTTCTCGATGCCGATTTCAGTTCAGCCTCCCAGATGGCTTTTGCCATGGAAGTTGCCCTTAAACAACTTTACATGTTGCTGGCTGAACGAACCGACATTCAGGAAAACAAGCAATTCCTCACCAGGCTTGCAACTTTTGAAGACAGCCATATGGCCAAACTCCGCGCCCAGTATCCTGCACTCTCCACCAACGCCACCATCGCCAGGCCCGCGCCTGCAGAAGGCGGGATTGAGCCCGAAGCATTTTTGGCTCGTTACGGTGACCAACTCATAGATATTGAGTCGATTATACAGGCGGGAATGATGTTTGAAGCCCAGGCGTACGACATGTACAACCGGCTGGCCGACAAAACAGACGAATCAGAGCTGAAAGACTTCTACCTCAAAATGGCTGCAGAAGAGAAGACACATCTGCAAATCCTCGCTAAGGAGTTGAACAAACAATTGAACTAGCAGTCCGGCCGACTGTTCATGAACCAGATACGACCGGGACAGTCACATTAAAACCGTATTCATCTTTCAAGGAGAAGAAGGTATGAGTATTTTTTTGTACACTGCTGCAGAGTTGTTCGACTGGCTGACCGCCAGAAAAGAGCTGGTAGTTCTCGATGTTCGAAACTCAACGGATTTCCAAAGATTCCAGATTGAGTCACCCTACCCTTTCGAAATGTTGAACATATCCTACTTTGACTTCATGGAGATCGAAGAGGAATGTGTCGCCCGACTGCCCCGTGATAAACAGATCCTGATAGTCTGCGCCAAGGAAGGCTCAGCCAAATTTGTTGCCGATCTGCTCGAAAAAAATGGTTTTCGCGATATCGGTTACCTGCAGGATGGTATCAAGTCCTGGGGTAACCTGCTTGTACCCGTATTACTCAATCCTGATGAGCCATATGAACTGTACCAGTTCATCAGACCGGGCAAAGCATCCTGCAGTTATGGGCTCGGATATAAAGGTGAGTTAATCCTTTTTGACCCCACCCGGGCCACCGACTTCTACCTCAATTTCGCCCAGGAAAGAGGCTATACCATCAGTCTCAGCTGCGAGACACATTTGCAGGCTGATTATATAGCAGGCAGTCGTTTGCTCAGCGACCAAACAGGATGTCAGGTACTCGCCAATGCAGGTGATTTTACCGGTGCCCAATTCACCTGGACACCCCTTGAAAATGACCAGATTCTCCCCATAGCCGCCGACGGCCCAGAGATTCGTGTGTTATTCACGCCTGGCCACACCCCAGGCTCCACCTGTTTCCTGATCGACAACCGATATTTAATCTCCGGAGATACTGTTTTTATAAAGTCTGTCGGCAGACCGGATCTTGGCGGCAAGGTTGATGAGTGGTCCGATTACCTTTTTAGAACCCTGCAGAATATTCAGCAACTCGACCCGGCCGTAATTATTCTACCCGGCCACTTTATCAATTGGCAGGAAGCCACTGAAAAGCTCACTTTCGCCGCCCCTCTCAAACAGGCGATACGTGATAACAAAGCCATTTACGACATCAGCAACGAAACCGATTTCCTCAAATTCATCAAAGCCAACATTCGGGAACAACCATCTGAATATGCCGAAATACGCAAAGTGAACGCAAACCTGCTGCAAGTTGACGCTGACCGGGCAGAGGAACTTGATCTCGGCAAAAATGAATGTGCTGCGGAACAGATGGGGAAGGGTTGAAGGGTTGAACGGCAACTGCTGGTTGGACGTTGAACGGGGGACGTTGGATGTAACAGCTACTGCAACTGCGGAACTTCGGGAACTGCAACTGCAGGTGGGATATAGAATGTTATGTTAATAAAAAAGGTTGAGCGGAAAGGAATTCCGCTCAACCTTTTTTGCTCTCATATGGTTAATAACCGTTCCCTGGGAGGATATGAGATAGTGGCAGTACTGAATCAAATCCTGGAACACCTCGCCGGCAGGACATCTTCTACCTGCTTAATTTTCCAGTTTTTACCTCTTTCACTCTGGTAAATGAAAGAGTTGGTCAAGCATGAGAACAACCTTTCCCTCCAGATTGCTTACCCATATTTTATTGCACATACAGATAGCATCTCTAAAGAGATAAACTCGTGCCAGCCCCGGTAGAACTGATCAGCGGCATAGTACAACCACTGACCACGAACAGTGGGGCCGGTCTGTTCTTTTCTGCAGGTCATATTTACCTGCAATCGCTACCAAACGACAGTAGCTATCACCTCAACACCACCTACCCAACAAGCCAGGAGCGCTGAAATCCGAGAATTTGCTTGCCACAGTAATATCTTAGGCAAGAGATATCTTTCGATAGCCAGCCAATCACCTTTACCCACGAAAACGTTGTAGATGACTTGATATCCGAAACAATTGTTCCTCTCACCTCAACACCACCTGCCTAACAAAGCAAGGTCGGCTGAAATCCGTAAATTTGCTTGCCACCATAATATCTTAGGCAAGAGATATCTTTCGATAGCCAGCCAATCACCTTTACCCACGAAAACGTTGTAGATGACCTGATATCCGAGGATTTGCCCGCATCGTAATATCTTTCATATACGATGCGGGCCATTGACGAAGGAGATCAGGTCATATCCAACGTTTTTACTTGAAATAACGGTTTAGGAGGCCTGCAAAAGCCTGCCCATGCCTCGCCTCATCCTTACACATCTCATGTACAGTGTCGTGGATTGCATCGAGGTTCAATTGCTTGGCGCGGGTGGCGAGTTGCTTCTTGCCTTCACATGCGCCATGCTCTGCTGCTACACGAGCCTCGAGGTTTGCCTTGGTGTCACCAACTACAACTTCGCCCAGCAGCTCTGCAAATTTCGCTGCGTGCTCTGCCTCTTCCCAGGCGATACGCTTGTACGCTTCTGCAACTTCAGGGTATCCTTCACGATCTGCCTGGCGGGCCATGGCGAGATACATACCAACCTCGGTACACTCACCGGTGAAGTTCATTCTAAGTCCCTCAACGATCTCCGGGTCAACGCCTTCGGCAACACCAATGACATGCTCGTCTGCCCATGCCAATGCACCTTCTTCCTGAGCCTTGAACTTTTCTGCCGGAGCGTTACACTGCGGGCATTTCTCTGGTGCGGATCCTTCGGCTACGTAACCACAAACTGTACATACATATTTTTGCATTGGAGAACCTCCTGAATAATTATTATCATTTGTTATTGAGAATCATTACTGACTCGATTGATTGGCATATTACATAGTCCGTAATCGCTTTGCAAGACCTTTTTTCTTTAATTTTAATAATACTGAGCTTATCTTCCATAAAGCCTGTATCTTCTTATCCTCCGGGAGGTTGTGGGATAGTCCGACAGACTCTCAGACCGTCTTTTTTTAGCAAAACTCCATTAGAATTTGTCCACTCATGAAGATTTATTCCGACTACGATCAAGAACCCGAGGATCATTTCGAGCCGCTTTCTC of the Desulfosediminicola ganghwensis genome contains:
- a CDS encoding rhodanese-like domain-containing protein, coding for MNWFSLFAKNENISPDEARKYLDSSPPGSLQLVDVRQPGEYQQSHIPGAKLIPLGELPDRLDELDPNKETIVYCRSGVRSRAGSQILSKANFSQVLNMTGGIIGWQGYQASGEEELGLEFFLDADFSSASQMAFAMEVALKQLYMLLAERTDIQENKQFLTRLATFEDSHMAKLRAQYPALSTNATIARPAPAEGGIEPEAFLARYGDQLIDIESIIQAGMMFEAQAYDMYNRLADKTDESELKDFYLKMAAEEKTHLQILAKELNKQLN
- a CDS encoding NADH peroxidase; its protein translation is MQKYVCTVCGYVAEGSAPEKCPQCNAPAEKFKAQEEGALAWADEHVIGVAEGVDPEIVEGLRMNFTGECTEVGMYLAMARQADREGYPEVAEAYKRIAWEEAEHAAKFAELLGEVVVGDTKANLEARVAAEHGACEGKKQLATRAKQLNLDAIHDTVHEMCKDEARHGQAFAGLLNRYFK
- a CDS encoding MBL fold metallo-hydrolase, whose product is MSIFLYTAAELFDWLTARKELVVLDVRNSTDFQRFQIESPYPFEMLNISYFDFMEIEEECVARLPRDKQILIVCAKEGSAKFVADLLEKNGFRDIGYLQDGIKSWGNLLVPVLLNPDEPYELYQFIRPGKASCSYGLGYKGELILFDPTRATDFYLNFAQERGYTISLSCETHLQADYIAGSRLLSDQTGCQVLANAGDFTGAQFTWTPLENDQILPIAADGPEIRVLFTPGHTPGSTCFLIDNRYLISGDTVFIKSVGRPDLGGKVDEWSDYLFRTLQNIQQLDPAVIILPGHFINWQEATEKLTFAAPLKQAIRDNKAIYDISNETDFLKFIKANIREQPSEYAEIRKVNANLLQVDADRAEELDLGKNECAAEQMGKG
- a CDS encoding FprA family A-type flavoprotein; this encodes MNPTELAKGIYWVGAVDWDVRDFHGYSTNRGTTYNAFLIVDEKVTLFDTVKRTHLGELLRHVSAIIDPAKIDYLVVNHVEMDHSGSLPELMDIIKPEKLFCSPMGHKALLDHFHREDWPYEVVKSGTEISLGKRTIQFLETRMLHWPDSMFSFIKEDGILFSSDAFGQHYATSERFDDQVPLSEVMEESAKYYANILYLFSPLVKKLLASVAEMNLDIKMIAPDHGIIWRTNQEKILAAYQRWCSGQANEKALVIYDTMWQSTAQMAQSIAGGLEEAGVSTEMLNLRYNHHSDIMTKVLEAKALVVGCPTLNNGLLPRMAGFLTYMKGLKPVGKIGAAFGSFGWSGESVKLLNQALEEAKIELVEEGFRHKYVPGPEVLDECLEMGRRIGATIKEKNAE